The genomic DNA TCGGCGGGCTCGTGGTCGGCATCATTTCCGTCTGGACACCGGAGGTCTGGGGCAACGGCTATAGCGTCGTCAATTCGGTCCTGCACTCGCCGTGGACATGGACCGCGCTCGTCGCGGTGCTCGTGTTCAAGATCATCGCCACCGCGGCAACGGTCGGCTCCGGCGCGATCGGCGGCGTCTTCACGCCGACGCTCTTCGTCGGCGCGGTGCTCGGCGCGCTGTTCGGGCTCGGCATGCACGCGATCCTGCCGAACTATACGTCGCCGTATTTCGCCTACGCGATGGTCGGCATGGGCGCGTTTCTCGCCGGCGCGACGCAGGCGCCGCTGATGGCGATCATGCTGATCTTCGAGATGACCTTGAGCTACCAGGTCGTGCTGCCGCTCATGCTCTCGTGCGTGGTCTCCTATTTCGTCGCGCGGGCGATCGGCAATGCGTCGATGTACGACATCACGCTGCACCGCAATCGCGAGGAACAGGAACGCATGCGCTTGCGTTCCACGCAGATGCGCGAACTGATCCGCCCGCCGCAGACGGTCGTGCCGCCCACGGCCACGGTGCAGGACATGACGCGCGTGTTCCTCGAATATCCGGTCAAGTATCTGTACGTGACCGACGAAACCGGCTGTTTTCTCGGCGTGGTCGCGCTCAAGGACATCACGTCGGACCTGATCGAGCGGCGCGACACGTCGGCGCGCACCGCCGCTGATTATCTGCAGCCGCACTTCGACGTGCTGACGCCCGATATGTCGCTCGGCGTCGCACTGCAGCACTTCCTCGCGCATCAGGGCGAGCGGCTGCCCGTCATCGAAAGCGTTTCGCGGCCCAAGCTCACCGGTGTGGTCTACAAGTCGTCGCTGCTCGATGCATACTTCCGGATGAATCCGACGCGCTGACCGTACCGGCCGCGCAGCATCGCTGATACCAAACGTCACAACCTGCTGCGTGCAAAGCGCGGCAATTTCTCTAAAATAAAACGACCAGAAAGCGACCCGCCGGCTGCCCGCTGCAAGCCGCGCGTGCCGCGCTGCCGCACGACAGGACCACGTGCCGGCGCGCGCGCAGTGCGCCATGCTTCGCGTTCGGAAAGACGCGGCACCCTTCGACCGGGAGCGAGCGAACATGAGCGAACCGTCCATCGATGCCGTACGGCGCGATCACGCGGGCTGGATCTTCGTGCATATCGAAGGCGAACCGTACGACCGCGGCGAACAACACGGGCAATTGCTCGCGGCCGAAATCCGCAATGCCATCCACACCGCGCGCTACCTCGCCAAATGGGATACCGGCGAGGACTTCGATACTTTCGTCAATGCGGCCGTCACCCAGTTCGCGCCGCGCCTCGACAACGAATTCGCCGACGAAATCCAGGGCATCGCCGACGGCGCGAAGCTGCCGTTCGCCGAAGTACTCGCGTGGAACGGCTATATGGACCTGCTGCAAAGCTGGTGGCCGAGCTTCGCCGCGGCGCAGCATCCGCGCGCCGGTCTGAAGCCGTGGCGCGGGCGGCGCGGCCACCACTGCAGCGCTTTTATCGCGACCGGCGACGCGACGCGCGACGGCCGCATCGTGATGGCGCATAACTCGTGGGACCGCTACGCGGCCGGCGACGCGTTCAACGTGGTGTTCGATATCGTGCCCGACTCCGGGCATCGGATCCTGATGCAGGGGCTGCCCGGCTGCATCTCGAGCCTGACCGACTTCTGGATCACATCGGCGGGCCTGATGGTGACCGAGACGACGATCTCGAACTTCGCCGGCTACAAC from Paraburkholderia edwinii includes the following:
- a CDS encoding ClcB-like voltage-gated chloride channel protein gives rise to the protein MLSFLLRLRTRAARLFRLSDAHTMLVWSVIIGVAGALATAAFREGISLLQRLFSGTEGSFVEMARGLPWTTRIWLPAAGGLIAGVMLVLARRGQDKKASTDYMEAVVIGDGVVPVQASLWRTVSSLFSISSGGSIGREGPMVQLAALCASLIGRVVHFDPPRLRLLVACGAAAGITSAYSAPIAGAFFVTEIVLGSIAMESFGPVVISSVVANITMREFAGYHAPYEMPAFPAITGPEVLLFVGLGLLCGAAAPQFLRLIDASKSTFRRIKLPLPFRLAIGGLVVGIISVWTPEVWGNGYSVVNSVLHSPWTWTALVAVLVFKIIATAATVGSGAIGGVFTPTLFVGAVLGALFGLGMHAILPNYTSPYFAYAMVGMGAFLAGATQAPLMAIMLIFEMTLSYQVVLPLMLSCVVSYFVARAIGNASMYDITLHRNREEQERMRLRSTQMRELIRPPQTVVPPTATVQDMTRVFLEYPVKYLYVTDETGCFLGVVALKDITSDLIERRDTSARTAADYLQPHFDVLTPDMSLGVALQHFLAHQGERLPVIESVSRPKLTGVVYKSSLLDAYFRMNPTR